From Gemmatimonadota bacterium, one genomic window encodes:
- a CDS encoding sugar phosphate isomerase/epimerase gives MIKLGCMSLSYSHAISEGRMDLFEFIDLAREMGLDGIDIHTRALESEDDAYLRDVRMQCLQRGLAISYLGISNNFGKPPGEIAAEIQMVKHWIDVAARLNVPMVRIFAAWDREDTPARVTWSRMIYGISEVVDHGAARGVAVGLHNHNHGCVTRTGDDVVRILNQVDRPTFTHILDTGQYAGSPGASGSRGNPDPAYDFYGSMEKSAPYAAHVRAKFYRIQSGEEEWLDYPRILGILKQVGFNGWMSVVYEGQDVEAEEIAVPKAVAYLRRLLAENGM, from the coding sequence GTGATCAAGCTCGGTTGCATGTCCCTGAGTTACAGCCACGCCATTTCCGAAGGCCGCATGGACCTGTTCGAATTCATCGACCTCGCCCGCGAAATGGGACTCGACGGGATCGACATCCATACCCGGGCGCTGGAATCGGAAGATGACGCGTACCTGCGGGACGTGCGCATGCAGTGCCTGCAGCGGGGGCTTGCCATCTCCTACCTGGGCATCAGCAACAACTTCGGGAAGCCGCCCGGGGAGATCGCCGCCGAGATCCAGATGGTCAAGCACTGGATCGACGTGGCCGCGCGGCTGAACGTGCCCATGGTCCGGATCTTCGCGGCCTGGGACCGGGAGGACACGCCCGCGCGCGTCACCTGGTCCCGGATGATTTATGGCATCTCCGAAGTGGTGGATCACGGGGCCGCCAGAGGCGTGGCCGTCGGGCTTCACAACCATAATCACGGCTGCGTGACCCGTACCGGCGACGACGTCGTGCGCATCCTGAACCAGGTGGATCGCCCCACGTTCACCCATATCCTCGACACGGGCCAGTATGCCGGCTCGCCGGGCGCTTCGGGCAGCAGGGGCAACCCGGACCCCGCCTACGATTTCTACGGCAGCATGGAGAAGAGCGCGCCGTACGCGGCGCATGTCCGGGCGAAGTTCTACCGCATCCAGTCCGGCGAGGAGGAGTGGCTGGACTATCCCCGCATTCTGGGGATCCTGAAGCAGGTCGGTTTCAATGGCTGGATGTCGGTCGTCTACGAAGGGCAGGACGTCGAAGCCGAGGAGATCGCGGTACCCAAGGCCGTCGCCTACCTGCGGCGCCTTCTCGCCGAAAACGGCATGTGA
- a CDS encoding type II toxin-antitoxin system VapC family toxin → MYLLDTEVVSELRRSQPHQDALEWFLGLAPDQVYLSAVTVGEIQTGIEFARAKDASRAAELETWMGKLMDSQRVLPMDPAVFRVWGKLLYRRWDVRMTDAMIAATAVVHRLTVVTGDPESYDRLGVETLNPYEKDSAVQRSAGHV, encoded by the coding sequence ATGTATCTACTGGATACCGAAGTCGTATCGGAACTGCGCAGGAGCCAGCCGCACCAGGATGCGCTGGAGTGGTTTTTGGGACTGGCCCCGGACCAGGTCTACCTTTCCGCCGTGACCGTGGGCGAGATTCAGACGGGCATCGAGTTCGCCCGGGCAAAGGATGCTTCCCGGGCCGCGGAACTGGAGACCTGGATGGGCAAGCTGATGGATTCCCAACGTGTCCTTCCCATGGATCCGGCGGTCTTCCGGGTGTGGGGAAAGCTCCTATACCGCCGGTGGGACGTTCGCATGACCGACGCCATGATCGCCGCGACGGCCGTGGTGCACCGGCTGACCGTGGTCACCGGAGATCCGGAATCCTATGACCGGCTCGGTGTCGAAACGCTGAATCCATACGAGAAGGACTCTGCCGTCCAGCGGAGCGCCGGGCATGTATGA
- a CDS encoding L-rhamnose mutarotase: MQRVGFILKVKEDMIEGYKKHHREVWPEMLEALQDAGWRNYSLFMREDGLLFGYCETPDFEKALARMAETDVNARWQEFMAPYFENLGGKHADENMVPLEQVFYLE, from the coding sequence ATGCAACGGGTCGGGTTCATTTTGAAAGTCAAGGAAGACATGATCGAAGGCTACAAGAAGCACCACCGGGAGGTCTGGCCGGAGATGCTGGAGGCGTTGCAAGACGCCGGCTGGCGCAACTACTCGCTGTTCATGCGCGAGGACGGACTGCTCTTCGGTTACTGCGAGACCCCGGATTTCGAGAAGGCGCTGGCCAGGATGGCGGAGACGGACGTCAACGCACGCTGGCAGGAGTTCATGGCACCCTATTTCGAGAACCTCGGCGGCAAGCACGCCGACGAGAACATGGTCCCGCTGGAGCAGGTTTTCTACCTGGAATGA
- a CDS encoding site-specific DNA-methyltransferase encodes MRLYHDDDQVQLWLGDARRMDPIPDGRAGLVLTCPPWWESGDYGHPDQIGFGQTYPDFLASLSEVWAQCHRCLMPGRAMIVWIADLLWRDEPVALVADTHRGLQEAGFQYEATWYWFEPGKAVKEEPADGRVPLGCRPKVHAETILAYRKPGESEAPPPGVVEESRIPASTWRAGRQAVWTPDDNLEQPYRRLIRLWSYAGDTVLDPFAGQGTIALAARALGRRSVSVELNPDSCRHITSLLS; translated from the coding sequence ATGCGCCTTTACCACGATGACGACCAGGTCCAGCTCTGGCTGGGCGACGCGCGCAGGATGGACCCGATTCCAGACGGGCGCGCCGGCCTGGTCCTGACCTGTCCGCCCTGGTGGGAGAGCGGCGACTACGGCCACCCGGACCAGATCGGTTTCGGCCAGACCTATCCGGACTTCCTGGCCTCGCTCTCAGAGGTATGGGCGCAGTGCCACCGGTGCCTCATGCCCGGCAGGGCTATGATCGTCTGGATCGCCGACTTGCTCTGGCGGGATGAACCGGTCGCGCTGGTGGCGGATACGCACCGCGGTCTCCAGGAGGCCGGATTTCAGTACGAGGCCACCTGGTACTGGTTCGAACCGGGGAAAGCGGTGAAGGAGGAACCGGCGGATGGCCGGGTACCGCTCGGATGCCGGCCCAAGGTGCATGCCGAGACCATCCTGGCCTACCGGAAGCCCGGTGAATCCGAAGCGCCGCCGCCTGGCGTCGTGGAAGAAAGCAGAATACCCGCTTCAACATGGCGGGCGGGCCGCCAGGCCGTCTGGACGCCGGACGATAACCTGGAACAGCCCTACCGGCGCCTGATCCGCCTCTGGTCATACGCGGGCGATACGGTTCTGGACCCCTTTGCCGGGCAAGGCACGATCGCCCTGGCCGCGCGCGCGCTCGGGCGCCGCAGCGTCTCCGTGGAACTGAACCCCGATTCCTGCCGGCACATCACGTCGCTTCTCTCTTAG
- a CDS encoding type II toxin-antitoxin system Phd/YefM family antitoxin: MDREWQVQEAKAKFSELLETSREEGPQVVTKRGVKTAVLVSIETWERMERSARLGLKDLLLSPEARTESLTPLRERRRSRGTADPAGPAGPADPD, encoded by the coding sequence ATGGACAGGGAATGGCAGGTCCAGGAAGCGAAGGCGAAGTTCAGCGAACTCCTCGAAACGAGCCGGGAGGAGGGTCCTCAGGTCGTGACCAAGCGGGGCGTGAAAACGGCCGTGCTGGTTTCCATCGAAACGTGGGAACGAATGGAGCGGTCGGCCCGGCTTGGCCTGAAGGACCTGCTGCTGTCGCCGGAAGCGCGCACCGAGTCCCTGACGCCACTGCGGGAACGGCGTCGATCGCGCGGGACGGCAGACCCGGCAGGCCCGGCAGGCCCGGCAGACCCGGATTGA
- a CDS encoding TIM barrel protein, with the protein MSTIRQSICFGCFNREGLTPESLIREAARMGYASVEMLPEEHWNRVRDAGMDIAIVVGHASLPDGLNKRENHDRIEDELLANMDQAVEYGIPGLICFSGNREGKSDDEGRDNCIEGLLRVAKAAEEKGVTLCMELLNSKVNHPDYQCDYTDWGVSVCEGVGSPRVKLLYDIYHMQIMEGDLIRTIRDNIAHIGHFHTAGNPGRNDLDETQEIYYPPVMRAIAETGYTGYVGHEFVPLGDPLAAMKAAYDTCNV; encoded by the coding sequence ATGAGCACCATCAGGCAGTCCATCTGCTTCGGTTGTTTCAACCGCGAAGGCCTGACCCCGGAATCGCTCATCCGTGAAGCGGCACGAATGGGCTACGCGTCCGTCGAAATGCTGCCGGAGGAGCACTGGAACCGGGTGCGCGACGCAGGCATGGACATCGCCATCGTCGTGGGCCACGCTTCCCTGCCCGACGGGTTGAACAAACGGGAGAACCACGACCGCATCGAGGACGAACTGCTGGCCAACATGGACCAGGCCGTCGAGTACGGCATCCCCGGCCTGATCTGCTTCTCGGGCAACCGGGAAGGCAAGTCCGACGACGAAGGCCGCGACAACTGCATCGAGGGCCTGCTGCGCGTCGCGAAAGCGGCCGAGGAGAAGGGCGTCACCCTGTGCATGGAACTGCTCAACAGCAAGGTGAACCACCCGGACTACCAGTGCGACTACACGGACTGGGGCGTGTCCGTCTGCGAGGGGGTCGGTTCGCCGCGGGTCAAGCTGCTCTACGACATCTACCACATGCAGATCATGGAAGGCGACCTGATCCGGACCATCCGGGACAACATCGCGCACATCGGCCACTTCCACACGGCGGGCAACCCCGGCCGGAACGACCTCGACGAGACCCAGGAGATCTACTACCCGCCCGTCATGCGCGCCATCGCCGAGACCGGTTACACGGGGTACGTGGGCCACGAGTTCGTGCCCCTGGGCGACCCGCTGGCGGCCATGAAGGCGGCCTATGATACGTGCAATGTCTGA
- a CDS encoding phytanoyl-CoA dioxygenase family protein, with translation MTTGTISLGGKVAEPAQIQDWVDTFNRQGFLFLESVLPPDWCEALRGDLDYGLRENPNGLNSVSEYMALCHRMFEFSETNRRLFDLEPIVSFAEALVAENCHVIHNNSFKTRPGGSFQWHQDDAPHFLVTDGDPPQNIRLPVLFFTCNYYLTDVTEPEHGGTEVIPGSHLFGRPCPDSLEGTEWEDRIHYNLGPAGSVAMFNNQVWHRGGPNRSDRTRYITQITYARRVIGHKYFPFIDYTMPEHVYRDADPRQKRLFGFLEHGAYG, from the coding sequence ATGACCACCGGCACAATCTCCCTGGGTGGCAAAGTCGCCGAACCAGCGCAGATCCAGGACTGGGTCGATACGTTCAACCGCCAGGGATTCCTCTTCCTGGAGAGCGTGCTGCCGCCCGACTGGTGCGAGGCCCTGCGCGGGGACCTGGACTACGGCTTGCGGGAGAACCCCAACGGGCTCAATTCAGTCAGCGAGTACATGGCCCTGTGCCACCGCATGTTCGAGTTCAGCGAGACGAACCGCCGCCTCTTCGACCTCGAGCCCATCGTCAGCTTCGCCGAGGCATTGGTCGCCGAGAACTGCCACGTCATCCACAACAACTCCTTTAAGACGCGTCCCGGCGGGTCCTTCCAGTGGCACCAGGACGACGCGCCGCATTTCCTGGTGACGGATGGAGACCCTCCACAGAACATCCGACTTCCGGTCCTCTTCTTTACCTGCAACTACTATCTCACCGACGTCACCGAACCCGAACACGGCGGCACGGAAGTCATCCCGGGATCCCACCTCTTCGGCCGCCCCTGTCCCGATTCGCTGGAGGGCACCGAGTGGGAGGACCGGATCCACTACAACCTCGGCCCGGCGGGCAGTGTCGCCATGTTCAACAACCAGGTCTGGCACCGGGGCGGGCCGAACCGGAGCGACCGCACGCGGTACATCACCCAGATCACCTACGCGCGGCGCGTTATCGGTCACAAGTACTTCCCCTTCATCGACTACACCATGCCCGAGCACGTGTACCGGGACGCCGATCCCCGCCAGAAACGCCTGTTCGGGTTTCTGGAGCACGGCGCGTACGGGTGA
- a CDS encoding aminotransferase class I/II-fold pyridoxal phosphate-dependent enzyme has product MKPDSNLSRRGFIGGTLLGGLGVLAADPMVMAQALVSGKKPEDIQGHGIAPGYVNLSSNENPLGPSPRAVEAVAARIFDVNRYHWSFMPDPVEGLINALERKHGLPVTETTWDNWEEVTKDRRMILSAGSSMILHSVGLATVRDKAELVQAQPAYFDTADVWRRFREEEGADVKVNNVRLTRDLRHNLNAMYERINDNTTVVVVTNPNNPTSTVVEHDALADFVRSVPSHVTVFIDEAYIDYTTDPGYRDAMYLTLEQDNVIVSRTFSKIYGLAGMRVGYAALSPRLRRKLSLYNLGGPPGNLGVYAALAALDDHAHYERSRQTVEEGKAYLGEAFERLDIPYTPSDACFVLFRLGDRAESVFNALQERNVWIGDAMWWGLKGYLRVTVGTPDENEAFINTLEAVL; this is encoded by the coding sequence ATGAAACCAGATTCCAACCTGTCGCGCCGTGGATTCATCGGGGGAACGCTGCTTGGGGGCCTGGGCGTCCTGGCGGCCGATCCGATGGTGATGGCGCAGGCCCTGGTGTCGGGCAAGAAACCGGAGGATATCCAGGGTCACGGTATCGCACCGGGCTACGTGAACCTGTCGTCCAACGAGAACCCGCTGGGACCGTCTCCGCGGGCCGTCGAGGCGGTCGCCGCGCGCATTTTCGATGTGAACCGCTACCACTGGAGTTTCATGCCGGACCCTGTGGAAGGCCTGATCAACGCCCTTGAACGGAAACACGGGTTGCCGGTCACCGAGACGACGTGGGACAACTGGGAAGAGGTGACGAAAGACCGCCGGATGATCCTGAGCGCGGGTTCCAGCATGATCCTTCACTCGGTGGGTCTGGCGACGGTCCGGGACAAGGCGGAACTGGTCCAGGCCCAGCCCGCCTACTTCGATACGGCGGATGTCTGGAGGCGGTTCAGGGAAGAAGAAGGCGCCGACGTCAAGGTCAACAACGTCCGACTGACCCGGGACCTGCGGCACAACCTGAACGCCATGTACGAAAGGATCAACGACAATACGACGGTCGTGGTCGTGACGAATCCCAATAATCCCACCAGCACCGTGGTGGAACATGACGCGCTGGCGGATTTCGTCCGGTCCGTACCGTCTCACGTCACGGTTTTCATCGACGAAGCCTATATCGACTACACGACCGATCCCGGTTACCGCGACGCGATGTACCTGACGCTCGAACAGGATAACGTGATCGTATCCCGAACGTTCTCCAAGATCTACGGACTGGCGGGCATGCGCGTCGGGTACGCCGCGCTCTCGCCCCGGCTGAGGCGGAAGCTGTCGCTTTACAACCTGGGCGGCCCGCCGGGCAACCTGGGCGTGTACGCCGCCCTCGCCGCGCTGGACGACCACGCCCACTACGAACGGAGCCGGCAGACGGTGGAGGAAGGCAAGGCCTACCTGGGCGAGGCCTTCGAACGGCTGGATATCCCGTACACGCCCAGCGATGCCTGCTTCGTCCTGTTCAGGCTCGGGGACAGGGCCGAATCCGTGTTCAACGCGCTCCAGGAGCGCAACGTCTGGATCGGCGACGCCATGTGGTGGGGGCTGAAGGGGTATTTGCGCGTTACCGTCGGCACGCCGGACGAAAACGAGGCCTTCATCAACACGCTGGAAGCGGTGTTGTAG
- a CDS encoding MFS transporter, with the protein MFVRLGSRWKAARLLSIPDFRNLWISSSIWWQTRWMDELIVGWVVLELTDSAGMVALVSFCRMAPFMLFGPFFSTVVRYVSYRWLIVNAQFINCFVNGLFWILALLGHLAFWHVVIGSVLIGLGSAYDWSCRRALIPDLVGKDRTTDAMVLETVPQNISRLIGPLMSGILLEFAGTKGGFLALFLLQVVQIVVIVRLSAATDRKGRKKGRLGPWKDLLLGYRYSRRHPRISGVLIITFIMNAFAFSYQVLLPVFVRDVLFLGPLELGILGAGTGVGSILGIALIDRLGQHYRDGLVFSISSLVNALATLVFALSTSFPLSLLMLILVGVGQTGFGIMQSSIVLRTSSDAMRPRVMGLLVLAIGGGPPGRLLVGGLAAVAGAPLALTICGGIASLGVVSVLWRLGGLRKD; encoded by the coding sequence ATGTTCGTCCGGCTCGGCTCACGCTGGAAAGCGGCCCGCCTGCTTTCCATCCCCGATTTCCGTAACCTCTGGATTTCCAGCAGCATCTGGTGGCAGACGCGCTGGATGGATGAACTGATCGTTGGCTGGGTCGTGCTGGAACTGACCGACTCGGCCGGCATGGTGGCGCTGGTCAGCTTCTGCCGCATGGCGCCGTTCATGCTCTTCGGCCCCTTCTTCAGCACGGTGGTCCGGTACGTGAGCTACCGCTGGCTGATCGTCAACGCCCAGTTCATCAACTGCTTCGTCAACGGCCTCTTCTGGATCCTCGCCCTGCTCGGCCACCTGGCCTTCTGGCACGTCGTCATCGGATCCGTCCTGATCGGCCTGGGCAGCGCCTACGACTGGTCCTGCCGCCGGGCGCTCATCCCGGACCTGGTGGGCAAGGACCGGACGACGGACGCCATGGTGCTGGAGACGGTGCCCCAGAACATCTCCCGGCTGATCGGGCCGCTCATGAGCGGCATCCTGCTCGAGTTCGCCGGGACGAAGGGCGGCTTCCTGGCTCTCTTCCTCCTGCAGGTCGTCCAGATCGTCGTGATCGTCCGGCTCTCCGCCGCTACGGACCGGAAAGGCCGGAAGAAGGGACGGCTCGGTCCCTGGAAGGACCTGCTCCTCGGCTACCGGTATTCGCGCCGGCATCCCAGGATCTCGGGCGTGCTGATCATCACCTTCATCATGAACGCCTTCGCCTTCTCCTACCAGGTCCTGCTGCCCGTCTTCGTACGGGACGTCCTCTTCCTCGGCCCCCTGGAACTGGGCATCCTCGGCGCGGGCACCGGCGTCGGATCCATCCTCGGCATCGCCCTCATCGACCGGCTGGGCCAGCACTACCGCGACGGCCTGGTTTTCTCCATCAGTTCCCTGGTCAACGCCCTGGCCACGCTGGTCTTCGCCCTGTCGACGTCCTTCCCGCTTTCGCTCCTGATGCTGATCCTGGTGGGCGTCGGGCAGACCGGGTTCGGGATCATGCAGTCCTCCATCGTCCTCCGCACGTCCAGCGACGCCATGCGGCCCCGGGTCATGGGCCTACTCGTCCTCGCCATCGGCGGCGGTCCGCCCGGCCGCCTGCTCGTCGGCGGGCTGGCCGCGGTGGCGGGCGCGCCCCTGGCCCTCACGATTTGCGGCGGGATCGCCAGCCTGGGGGTCGTCAGTGTGCTGTGGAGGTTGGGCGGGTTGCGGAAGGACTGA
- a CDS encoding aspartate aminotransferase family protein, whose product MRSEPASLARRRRTAVRQVLRGGAAADRRQPGGRPKLRGRTAHRGPGRRCERIGNHRHHAGTLRAAQGLGDHVRHGETKPGRSAHGRQAFQKPAVPHAVHADRSGPGRPGSGIHRGSHHRRAHRPGRERRRTAGGRHGRGQPAGGRRSLRCGRRHRPAVLVANHMMNTELLTAPESLRRLVLDLRQMETFIEDPLVVRKADGVWYEDINGRRILDGLSGIFTVNAGHGNRRIIEAIKAQLDAMAFAPPLHATSPPAIELVQRLAEVTPEDLNTIKLLSGGSEATEAAMKLARQYHRQTGNPGKFKVISRFHGYHGATMGALSATGTRRRKTMFEPTLHGFLHVHPPTCYRCPYEKTFPDCEVFCARTVEDLIELEGAETIAALILEPVGNTGGIIMPPPGYLPELRDICNRHDILLIYDEIITGFGRTGSMFAAQTFEAAPDILCMGKGMSSGYVPLAGIAFRDSIAAAFLGREEDEVEFSHGHTFGGNPLAAAAGLANLAEIRERDLCARARETGAYVRQRLEELREFGIVGDIRGCGLLAGVEFVEDPETRTPFNPSVKFGVQAGHAALGKGLLTRFDPNWIALAPPLVITREETDLMLDILSESIRETVKELKTS is encoded by the coding sequence ATGCGATCAGAACCTGCGTCCCTTGCCCGAAGACGGCGGACAGCCGTCCGGCAGGTCCTTCGTGGAGGCGCAGCGGCCGATCGACGGCAGCCGGGTGGCCGGCCGAAGCTTCGAGGAAGGACAGCCCACCGCGGTCCCGGCAGGCGGTGCGAGCGTATCGGGAACCATCGACATCACGCCGGAACTCTTCGCGCGGCTCAGGGGCTCGGAGACCATGTACGTCATGGCGAGACGAAGCCAGGACGGTCCGCCCATGGCCGTCAAGCGTTTCAGAAGCCTGCGGTTCCCCATGCCGTACACGCTGACCGGAGCGGACCAGGCCGTCCAGGGTCCGGCATTCACCGGGGAAGTCACCATCGTCGCGCGCATCGACCTGGACGGGAACGCCGGCGTACCGCAGGCGGGCGACATGGAAGGGGTCAACCCGCGGGTGGTCGTCGGAGCCTCCGGTGCGGACGTCGTCATCGACCGGCTGTACTAGTCGCCAACCACATGATGAATACCGAACTGCTCACCGCGCCTGAATCCTTGCGACGGCTCGTCCTCGACCTGCGCCAGATGGAGACCTTCATCGAGGACCCTCTCGTCGTCCGGAAGGCGGACGGGGTCTGGTACGAGGACATAAACGGCCGGAGGATCCTGGACGGCCTGTCGGGCATCTTCACCGTGAACGCCGGCCACGGCAACCGGAGGATCATCGAGGCGATCAAGGCCCAGCTGGACGCGATGGCCTTTGCCCCTCCGCTCCACGCCACCAGCCCGCCGGCCATCGAGCTGGTCCAGCGGCTGGCGGAAGTCACGCCGGAAGACCTGAACACCATCAAGCTCCTGTCCGGCGGATCGGAAGCCACCGAGGCGGCCATGAAGCTGGCGCGGCAATACCACCGGCAGACCGGCAACCCGGGCAAGTTCAAGGTGATCTCGCGGTTTCACGGGTACCACGGCGCGACCATGGGGGCCCTGTCGGCCACGGGCACGCGCCGGCGCAAGACTATGTTCGAACCCACGCTGCACGGATTCCTGCACGTCCACCCGCCGACCTGCTACCGGTGCCCTTACGAAAAGACCTTTCCGGACTGCGAGGTCTTCTGCGCCCGGACGGTGGAGGACCTCATCGAGCTGGAAGGCGCCGAGACCATCGCCGCGCTCATCCTGGAACCCGTGGGGAACACCGGGGGGATCATCATGCCGCCGCCGGGGTATCTCCCCGAACTGCGGGATATCTGCAACCGGCACGATATCCTCCTGATCTACGACGAGATCATCACCGGCTTCGGCCGCACCGGCAGCATGTTCGCCGCCCAGACCTTCGAGGCGGCGCCCGACATCCTCTGCATGGGCAAGGGCATGTCCAGCGGATACGTGCCCCTGGCAGGGATCGCCTTCCGGGATTCCATCGCGGCCGCCTTTCTCGGTCGCGAAGAGGACGAGGTCGAGTTCTCCCACGGCCACACCTTCGGCGGCAACCCGCTGGCCGCGGCGGCCGGACTGGCGAACCTGGCGGAGATCCGGGAAAGGGACCTGTGCGCACGTGCACGCGAGACGGGTGCCTATGTCCGGCAGCGGCTGGAGGAACTGCGGGAATTCGGCATCGTGGGCGATATCCGGGGCTGCGGCCTGCTGGCCGGCGTTGAATTCGTGGAAGATCCCGAAACCCGCACGCCGTTCAATCCATCGGTGAAGTTCGGCGTGCAGGCCGGCCATGCCGCGCTCGGAAAAGGGCTGCTGACGCGCTTCGATCCCAACTGGATCGCCCTGGCGCCGCCGCTCGTCATCACCAGGGAAGAGACGGACCTCATGCTGGACATTTTGTCGGAGAGCATCCGGGAAACGGTAAAGGAGTTGAAGACGTCATGA
- the nudC gene encoding NAD(+) diphosphatase translates to MDNPMLKFADVPLDRAEDRRGDPEWLAGRLAQDDTRFIPVWRDLSLIDDGHGASLPSAVICGGTTGALDTADAADPSGAVGADVLAASCETVFLGMEGDRAVFAVDLSGSDEEEAVAAAGGRGKYQDLWRAGPSIDARGAALMAYARGMLYWHRENRYCGRCGHATESREGGRRRRCTNAECCRNAFPRIDPAVITLVEYRPEDGRAPMCLLGNHHRPPPNVFSTLSGFTEPGESLEETVAREVFEEVGVHVSAAHYQASQPWPFPSSLMLGFRARAETTAIVVNTEELVEAHWFTAEEVRGFGEWGDESASHALPRRDSIARFLVDSWVSEVTDR, encoded by the coding sequence ATGGACAATCCGATGCTGAAATTCGCGGACGTCCCGTTGGATCGGGCGGAGGACCGGCGCGGCGATCCGGAGTGGCTCGCAGGACGGCTGGCCCAGGACGATACCCGCTTCATTCCCGTCTGGCGCGACCTGAGCCTGATCGATGACGGTCATGGGGCGTCCCTGCCGTCCGCCGTCATCTGCGGGGGCACGACCGGAGCGCTCGATACGGCCGACGCGGCCGACCCGAGCGGAGCGGTCGGCGCGGACGTGCTGGCGGCCAGTTGCGAAACCGTGTTCCTGGGCATGGAGGGGGACCGCGCCGTTTTCGCGGTGGACCTTTCGGGTTCCGATGAAGAAGAGGCGGTCGCGGCGGCCGGGGGCCGGGGGAAGTACCAGGACCTCTGGCGCGCGGGTCCGTCGATCGACGCGCGCGGGGCCGCGCTGATGGCCTATGCGCGGGGGATGCTGTACTGGCATCGCGAGAACCGGTACTGCGGCCGGTGTGGCCATGCGACCGAAAGTCGGGAAGGAGGCCGCCGGCGCCGGTGCACGAACGCGGAATGCTGCAGGAACGCCTTTCCCCGCATCGACCCCGCGGTAATCACGCTGGTGGAATACCGGCCGGAAGACGGCCGTGCGCCCATGTGTCTCCTGGGCAACCACCACCGGCCGCCGCCGAACGTGTTTTCCACGCTTTCCGGCTTTACGGAACCGGGGGAAAGCCTGGAGGAAACCGTGGCCCGGGAGGTGTTCGAAGAGGTCGGTGTCCACGTGAGCGCGGCGCACTACCAGGCCTCCCAGCCGTGGCCCTTCCCCTCGTCGTTGATGCTGGGTTTCCGCGCGCGGGCGGAAACCACTGCCATCGTGGTGAACACGGAAGAACTTGTGGAAGCCCACTGGTTCACCGCCGAGGAGGTTCGGGGTTTCGGCGAGTGGGGCGACGAATCGGCCTCCCACGCCCTTCCGCGCAGGGATTCCATCGCACGGTTCCTGGTCGATTCCTGGGTGTCCGAAGTGACTGACCGCTGA
- a CDS encoding ROK family protein: MSLLGIDIGGTGIKGAPVCLESGRLETERFRIGTPRPATPKKVIETAAEIVRHFDPRGPVGFGFPAVIKQGTVRTAANIDPSWIGVNAVERMAKATGRPVVFVNDADAAGMAEMRFGAGRDRDGVVVIATLGTGIGTSLFVDGTLVPSTEFGHIEMKGRVAEKYAAESIRKAKGLSWEEWGGRVNEYLCRLDELIRPDLIIVGGGASNKYEKFSSCFTVDTEVVPARLRNQAGIIGAALAAQTAA, translated from the coding sequence ATGAGTCTGCTGGGGATCGATATCGGCGGAACGGGCATCAAAGGCGCGCCGGTCTGCCTGGAATCCGGAAGACTCGAGACGGAACGCTTCAGGATCGGCACCCCCAGGCCGGCCACGCCAAAGAAAGTGATCGAGACCGCGGCGGAGATCGTCCGGCACTTCGACCCGCGGGGTCCCGTGGGATTCGGCTTTCCCGCGGTCATCAAGCAAGGTACGGTGCGGACCGCCGCGAACATCGACCCGTCCTGGATCGGCGTCAACGCGGTAGAACGCATGGCGAAGGCGACCGGCCGGCCGGTCGTTTTCGTGAACGACGCGGATGCCGCGGGCATGGCGGAGATGCGGTTCGGCGCGGGCAGAGACCGGGACGGCGTGGTGGTCATCGCGACCCTGGGTACCGGTATCGGTACCTCCCTGTTCGTCGACGGCACGCTCGTGCCCAGCACGGAATTCGGCCACATCGAGATGAAAGGCCGCGTCGCGGAGAAATACGCCGCCGAAAGCATTCGGAAAGCGAAAGGCCTGAGCTGGGAGGAATGGGGCGGACGGGTGAACGAGTACCTGTGCAGGCTGGACGAGTTGATCCGCCCGGACCTGATCATCGTGGGCGGCGGCGCCAGCAACAAGTACGAGAAGTTCTCATCGTGCTTCACCGTGGATACCGAGGTCGTCCCCGCCCGGCTGAGGAACCAGGCCGGGATCATCGGGGCGGCCCTGGCCGCGCAGACCGCCGCGTGA